The proteins below come from a single Mya arenaria isolate MELC-2E11 chromosome 8, ASM2691426v1 genomic window:
- the LOC128244073 gene encoding uncharacterized protein LOC128244073 has product MPGRGRGAKRRKTRQAETEPEEELSSPLDDVSKGNKNVVDFEEILQRSNVLETNTSFNIGCGAVAGNTPELVAASSTVPPLPAPITHLPCAPGGPSPIRLAPDDVAAHVPDLIRSQIRRGEFVNLALLLKGSLELTDFCSGTTLQLTAEGQLLSRPRECRDKIGTIEKWTDAFIIYMSIYIQANPSKASELLQYMWTIRECAGRQGGLAWRSYDEQFRLRQAFEPSSWAHINTDLWWRCMLMPAAATPAPSPRGTFPSRMARVCHFFNMGSCTWPNCRFRHICSSCGQGHSASVCTLSNRVPQRAQSFHTSQHFNVPRQPFRGRHPTSFNDNIRGATPRHF; this is encoded by the coding sequence ATGCCAGGACGGGGGAGAGGAGCTAAGAGGAGGAAAACTAGGCAAGCAGAAACGGAGCCAGAGGAAGAGCTGAGCAGCCCGCTGGACGACGTGTCCAAAGGTAATAAAAACGTTGTTGACTTTGAAGAGATTCTTCAAAGATCAAATGTGTTAGAAACAAATACATCGTTTAACATAGGGTGTGGTGCGGTAGCGGGGAATACCCCCGAACTTGTAGCAGCGTCCTCCACCGTCCCTCCTCTGCCTGCCCCCATTACACATCTGCCTTGCGCGCCGGGGGGACCTAGTCCAATTAGGTTAGCCCCCGACGACGTAGCAGCCCACGTCCCCGACCTAATTAGAAGTCAGATCAGGAGGGGAGAATTCGTAAATTTGGCTCTGCTTCTGAAAGGTTCGCTCGAACTTACCGATTTCTGTTCGGGAACAACTTTACAATTGACGGCGGAAGGCCAGTTGCTCTCTAGGCCGAGGGAATGTAGGGATAAAATCGGCACGATCGAGAAATGGACCGatgcttttattatatacatgtccaTATACATTCAGGCCAATCCATCTAAAGCATCCGAGCTACTGCAATACATGTGGACGATTAGAGAATGCGCGGGACGCCAGGGCGGGCTGGCGTGGCGCAGCTACGACGAACAGTTTAGGCTACGGCAGGCATTCGAACCCTCATCATGGGCACATATTAACACGGACTTATGGTGGCGATGCATGTTAATGCCGGCCGCGGCCACGCCTGCCCCAAGCCCAAGGGGAACCTTTCCAAGCAGAATGGCGAGAGTGTGCCATTTTTTCAACATGGGCAGCTGCACGTGGCCTAACTGTAGGTTTCGGCACATTTGCTCTTCCTGCGGCCAAGGTCACTCAGCATCAGTATGCACATTATCTAACCGCGTACCACAGCGCGCCCAGTCATTTCATACGTCACAACATTTCAATGTCCCGCGCCAGCCCTTTCGCGGGCGCCATCCCACCTCATTCAATGACAACATTAGGGGAGCAACACCACGTCATTTCTAA